From Streptomyces sp. SAI-135:
CCAGGCGTACGTCTTCGTCCTCCTGACCTGCACCTACATCCAGGGCGCGCTCGCCGAGCACCACTGAGCACCGCCCCCGCCACACCCCCAGAGACATCCGGTGGCCAACCCCCACCGGTCACTGAAAGAGAAGGAAGAACCGGCATGTCCGCTCTCCAGACCCTCGCTGCGGTCGAAGGCAACCTCGGCTCCATCGGTTACGGCCTCGCCGCGATCGGCCCGGGCGTCGGCGTCGGCATCATCTTCGGCAACGGCACCCAGGCTCTCGCCCGCCAGCCCGAGGCGGCCGGCCTCATCCGCGGTAACCAGATCCTCGGCTTCGCGTTCTGTGAGGCGCTGGCCCTCATCGGCCTCGTCATGCCGTTCGTCTACTAAGACGAACCACGACGACAGCCCCATTCGACGAAAGGCACTGATGTGAACCACGCACTGGTTCAGCTGGCGGCCGAGGCGGAGAAGGAGAATCCCCTCATTCCGCCGTGGCCGGAGCTCGTCATCGGCCTGATCGCCTTCGTCATCGTCTTCGGCTTCCTCGCCAAGAAGCTCCTCCCGACCATCAACAAGGTCCTGGAAGAGCGTCGCGAGGCCATCGAGGGCGGTATCGAGAAGGCCGAGGCCGCTCAGACCGAGGCCCAGAGCGTCCTTGAGCAGTACAAGGCACAGCTCGCCGAGGCCCGCCACGAGGCCGCGCGCCTGCGCCAGGAGGCTCAGGAGCAGGGCGCCACGCTCATCGCCGAGATGCGCGCGGAAGGCCAGCGGCAGCGCGAGGAGATCGTCGCCGCCGGTCACGCGCAGATCGAGGCCGACCGCAAGGCCGCCGCGTCCGCGCTGCGCCAGGACGTCGGCAAGCTCGCCACCGACCTGGCAGGCAAGCTCGTCGGCGAGTCCCTCGAGGACCACGCCCGGCAGAGCCGCGTGATCGACCGCTTCCTCGACGATCTCGAGGAGAAGGCCGAGGCCGCGCGATGAACGGAGCGAGCCGCGAGGCCCTGGCAGCCGCACGCGAGCGTCTCGACGCGCTGACGGACAACACGTCCGTGGACGCCGGCTCGCTCGCCGACGAGCTGGCCGCCGTCACCGCGCTGCTCGACCGCGAGGTGTCGCTGCGTCGGGTCCTGACCGACCCGGCGCAGGCCGGCGAGGCCAAGGCCGAACTGGCCCAGCGTCTGATCGGTACGCAGGTCGGCGGCGCCGCCGCGGACCTCGTCGCCGGCATGGTGCGCTCGCGCTGGTCGCAGTCGCGCGACCTGGTGGACGCGCTGGAGCAGCTGGCGAGCATCGCCGACCTCACCGCCGCGCAGCAGCGGGGCAAGCTCGACAACGTCGAGGACGAGCTGTTCCGGTTCGGCCGGATCGTCTCCTCCACCACCGAGCTGCGCGCCGCGCTGACCAACCGCGCCGCAACGGCCGAGGCCAAGCGCGAGCTGCTCCGCAGCCTGCTCGGCGGCCGCGCCGATGCGACGACCGAGCGTCTGGTGACGCGCCTTGTGGCCGCGCCCCGGGGACGTAGCCTGGAGGCGGGACTGGAGTCCCTGTCCAAGCTCGCCGCCGAGCGCCGGGACCGCATGGTGGCCGTCGTCACCTCGGCGGTTCCGCTGAGCGACCAGCAGAAGCTGCGTCTGGGCGGTGCCCTGGCGAAGCTCTACGGCCGCCAGATGCACCTCAACCTGGACGTGGACCCCGAGGTCCTCGGCGGGATCCGGGTGCAGGTCGGTGACGACGTCATCAACGGCTCGATCGCGGACCGCATCGAGGACGCCGGCCGCCGCCTGGCGGGCTAGCAGCAACTTCATAGCAGTACGTACGGACGACGGCCCTGGTTGGGCCGTACATGAAGAATCCTGGGGGTCGCCCCCAGACCCCCAAAGTGAAACTTCGGGCCCAACAAGGAGAGCAGGGAACCCAGATGGCGGAGCTCACGATCCGGCCGGAGGAGATCCGGGACGCGCTGGAGAACTTCGTCCAGTCGTACAAGCCGGACGCGGCCTCGCGCGAGGAGGTCGGTACGGTCACCCTTGCCGGCGACGGCATCGCGAAGATCGAGGGTCTGCCCTCGGCCATGGCCAACGAACTGCTGAAGTTCGAGGACGGCACCCTCGGCCTCGCGCTCAACCTGGAAGAGCGCGAGATCGGCGCCATCGTCCTCGGTGAGTTCAGCGGTATCGAGGAGGGTCAGCCGGTCTCCCGTACCGGTGAGGTCCTCTCCGTGGCCGTCGGCGAGGGCTACCTCGGTCGTGTCGTCGACCCGCTCGGCAACCCGATCGACGGCCTCGGCGAGATCGAGACCAGTGGTCGTCGCGCGCTTGAGCTGCAGGCTCCGGGCGTCATGGCCCGTAAGTCGGTGCACGAGCCGATGGAGACCGGCTACAAGGCCGTCGACGCGATGACCCCGATCGGCCGTGGCCAGCGTCAGCTGATCATCGGTGACCGTCAGACCGGCAAGACCGCCCTGGCCGTCGACACGATCATCAACCAGCGTGACAACTGGCGCTCCGGCGACCCGAAGAAGCAGGTCCGCTGCGTCTACGTCGCCATCGGCCAGAAGGGCTCGACCATCGCCTCCGTGCGTGGCGCCCTCGAAGAGGCCGGCGCGCTGGAGTACACGACCATCGTCGCCGCCCCGGCGTCCGACCCGGCCGGCTTCAAGTACCTGGCGCCGTACACCGGTTCGGCCATCGGCCAGCAGTGGATGTACGAGGGCAAGCACGTCCTCATCATCTTCGACGACCTCTCGAAGCAGGCCGACGCCTACCGCGCCGTGTCCCTGCTGCTGCGCCGCCCGCCGGGGCGCGAGGCCTACCCGGGTGACGTCTTCTACCTGCACTCCCGTCTGCTGGAGCGCTGCGCCAAGCTCTCCGACGAGATGGGCGCGGGCTCGATGACCGGTCTGCCGATCGTCGAGACCAAGGCCAACGACGTCTCGGCGTTCATCCCGACCAACGTCATCTCCATCACCGACGGCCAGTGCTTCCTGGAGTCGGACCTGTTCAACGCCGGTCAGCGCCCCGCGCTGAACGTCGGTATCTCCGTCTCCCGAGTCGGTGGTTCCGCGCAGCACAAGGCGATGAAGCAGGTCTCCGGCCGCCTCCGCGTGGACCTCGCCCAGTTCCGTGAGCTGGAGGCGTTCGCCGCCTTCGGTTCCGACCTGGACGCCGCGTCGAAGGCGCAGCTGGAGCGCGGCCAGCGCATGGTCGAGCTGCTGAAGCAGGCCCAGTACCAGCCGATGGCGACCGAGGACCAGGTCGTCTCCGTCTGGGCCGGCACCACCGGCAAGATGGACGACGTCCCGGTCAACGACATCCGCCGCTTCGAGAAGGAGCTCTTGGAGTACCTGCACCGCAAGGAGCAGGGCCTCATGACCTCCATCAAGGAGGGCGGCAAGATGTCGGACGACACCCTCACCGCTGTTGCCGACGCGATCGCCGACTTCAAGAAGCAGTTCGAGACCTCGGACGGCAAGCTTCTCGGCGAGGACGCCCCGGCCGCGGCCAAGTGACGTAAGGAAGGGACCTGACTCATGGGAGCCCAGCTCCGGGTCTACAAGCGTCGCATCCGATCCGTCACCGCGACCAAGAAGATCACCAAGGCGATGGAGATGATCGCCGCCTCGCGCGTCATCAAGGCGCAGCGCAAGGTGGCGGCCTCGGCGCCGTACGCGCAGGAACTGACGCGCGCGGTGACGGCGGTCGGTACCGGCTCGAACACGAAGCACCCGCTGACCACGAAGGCCGACACGGTCACGCGGTCCGCGGTGCTGCTCCTGACGAGCGACCGCGGTCTGGCCGGCGCCTTCAACTCCAACGCCATCAAGGCCGCGGAGCAGCTGACGGCACGGCTGGAGCGCGCGGGCCAGGAGGTCGAGATCTACGTCGTCGGCCGCCGTGGTGTCGCGCACTACAACTTCCGTGAGCGCAAGATCGCGGAGTCGTGGAGCGGCTTCACCGACGAGCCCACGTACGCGGACGCCAAGAAGGTCGCGGGCCCGCTGATCGAGGCCATCGAGAAGGACACGGCCGAGGGTGGTGTGGACGAACTCCACATCGTGTTCACCGAGTTCGTCTCGATGATGACGCAGACGGCGCTCGACGACCGTCTGCTGCCGCTCAGCCTCGAAGAGGTCGCCAAGGAGGCCGCGCCCAAGGGCGAGATCCTCCCGCTCTACGACTTCGAGCCCTCGGCGGAGGACGTCCTCGACGCCCTGCTGCCGCGCTACGTGGAGAGCCGCATCTACAACGCGCTGCTCCAGTCGGCCGCCTCCAAGCACGCCGCCACGCGGCGCGCGATGAAGTCGGCCACCGACAACGCGGGAGAGCTCATCACCACGCTCTCCCGACTTGCCAACGCGGCCCGCCAGGCCGAAATCACCCAGGAAATCAGCGAGATCGTCGGTGGCTCCGCAGCCCTGGCCGACGCGTCCGCGGGGAGTGACAGGTAATGACGACGACAGTTGAGACGGCCGCTGCCACGGGCCGCGTCGCCCGGGTCATCGGCCCGGTCGTCGACGTGGAGTTCCCCGTCGACGCGATGCCGGAGATCTACAACGCTCTGCACGTCGAGGTGGCCGACCCGGCCCAGGACGGCGCGAAGAAGACGCTGACCCTGGAGGTCGCCCAGCACCTGGGTGACGGCCTGGTCCGCACCATCTCGATGCAGCCCACCGACGGTCTGGTCCGCCAGGCCACCGTCACCGACACCGGCACGGGCATCACCGTCCCGGTCGGCGACTTCACCAAGGGCAAGGTGTTCAACACCCTCGGTGAGGTGCTGAACGTCGACGAGCAGTACGAGGGCGAGCGCTGGTCCATCCACCGCAAGGCCCCGAACTTCGACGAGCTCGAGTCGAAGACCGAGATGTTCGAGACCGGCGTCAAGGTCATCGACCTCCTCACCCCGTACGTCAAGGGTGGAAAGATCGGTCTGTTCGGTGGAGCCGGCGTCGGCAAGACGGTGCTCATCCAGGAGATGATCTACCGCGTCGCCAACAACCACGACGGTGTCTCCGTGTTCGCCGGTGTCGGTGAGCGCACCCGTGAGGGCAACGACCTCATCGAGGAGATGTCCGACTCGGGCGTCATCGACAAGACCGCGCTGGTCTTCGGCCAGATGGACGAGCCCCCGGGCACCCGTCTGCGCGTGGCGCTCGCCGGTCTGACCATGGCGGAGTACTTCCGCGATGTGCAGAAGCAGGACGTGCTGTTCTTCATCGACAACATCTTCCGCTTCACCCAGGCCGGTTCCGAGGTGTCGACCCTGCTCGGCCGTATGCCCTCCGCGGTGGGCTACCAGCCGAACCTGGCCGACGAGATGGGTCTCCTCCAGGAGCGCATCACCTCGACCCGTGGTCACTCGATCACCTCGATGCAGGCGATCTACGTCCCCGCGGACGACCTGACCGACCCGGCCCCGGCCACCACCTTCGCCCACCTCGACGCGACGACGGTTCTGTCCCGTCCGATCTCCGAGAAGGGCATCTACCCGGCCGTGGACCCGCTGGACTCCACGTCCCGGATCCTGGACCCGCGCTACATCGCGCAGGACCACTACGAGACCGCCATGCGCGTCAAGGGGATCCTCCAGAAGTACAAGGACCTCCAGGACATCATCGCGATCCTCGGCATCGACGAGCTCAGCGAGGAGGACAAGCTGGTCGTCCAGCGTGCCCGCCGCGTCGAGCGCTTCCTGTCCCAGAAC
This genomic window contains:
- a CDS encoding ATP synthase subunit C, which translates into the protein MSALQTLAAVEGNLGSIGYGLAAIGPGVGVGIIFGNGTQALARQPEAAGLIRGNQILGFAFCEALALIGLVMPFVY
- a CDS encoding F0F1 ATP synthase subunit B gives rise to the protein MNHALVQLAAEAEKENPLIPPWPELVIGLIAFVIVFGFLAKKLLPTINKVLEERREAIEGGIEKAEAAQTEAQSVLEQYKAQLAEARHEAARLRQEAQEQGATLIAEMRAEGQRQREEIVAAGHAQIEADRKAAASALRQDVGKLATDLAGKLVGESLEDHARQSRVIDRFLDDLEEKAEAAR
- a CDS encoding F0F1 ATP synthase subunit delta; the encoded protein is MNGASREALAAARERLDALTDNTSVDAGSLADELAAVTALLDREVSLRRVLTDPAQAGEAKAELAQRLIGTQVGGAAADLVAGMVRSRWSQSRDLVDALEQLASIADLTAAQQRGKLDNVEDELFRFGRIVSSTTELRAALTNRAATAEAKRELLRSLLGGRADATTERLVTRLVAAPRGRSLEAGLESLSKLAAERRDRMVAVVTSAVPLSDQQKLRLGGALAKLYGRQMHLNLDVDPEVLGGIRVQVGDDVINGSIADRIEDAGRRLAG
- the atpA gene encoding F0F1 ATP synthase subunit alpha; translation: MAELTIRPEEIRDALENFVQSYKPDAASREEVGTVTLAGDGIAKIEGLPSAMANELLKFEDGTLGLALNLEEREIGAIVLGEFSGIEEGQPVSRTGEVLSVAVGEGYLGRVVDPLGNPIDGLGEIETSGRRALELQAPGVMARKSVHEPMETGYKAVDAMTPIGRGQRQLIIGDRQTGKTALAVDTIINQRDNWRSGDPKKQVRCVYVAIGQKGSTIASVRGALEEAGALEYTTIVAAPASDPAGFKYLAPYTGSAIGQQWMYEGKHVLIIFDDLSKQADAYRAVSLLLRRPPGREAYPGDVFYLHSRLLERCAKLSDEMGAGSMTGLPIVETKANDVSAFIPTNVISITDGQCFLESDLFNAGQRPALNVGISVSRVGGSAQHKAMKQVSGRLRVDLAQFRELEAFAAFGSDLDAASKAQLERGQRMVELLKQAQYQPMATEDQVVSVWAGTTGKMDDVPVNDIRRFEKELLEYLHRKEQGLMTSIKEGGKMSDDTLTAVADAIADFKKQFETSDGKLLGEDAPAAAK
- a CDS encoding F0F1 ATP synthase subunit gamma, producing MGAQLRVYKRRIRSVTATKKITKAMEMIAASRVIKAQRKVAASAPYAQELTRAVTAVGTGSNTKHPLTTKADTVTRSAVLLLTSDRGLAGAFNSNAIKAAEQLTARLERAGQEVEIYVVGRRGVAHYNFRERKIAESWSGFTDEPTYADAKKVAGPLIEAIEKDTAEGGVDELHIVFTEFVSMMTQTALDDRLLPLSLEEVAKEAAPKGEILPLYDFEPSAEDVLDALLPRYVESRIYNALLQSAASKHAATRRAMKSATDNAGELITTLSRLANAARQAEITQEISEIVGGSAALADASAGSDR
- the atpD gene encoding F0F1 ATP synthase subunit beta; the protein is MTTTVETAAATGRVARVIGPVVDVEFPVDAMPEIYNALHVEVADPAQDGAKKTLTLEVAQHLGDGLVRTISMQPTDGLVRQATVTDTGTGITVPVGDFTKGKVFNTLGEVLNVDEQYEGERWSIHRKAPNFDELESKTEMFETGVKVIDLLTPYVKGGKIGLFGGAGVGKTVLIQEMIYRVANNHDGVSVFAGVGERTREGNDLIEEMSDSGVIDKTALVFGQMDEPPGTRLRVALAGLTMAEYFRDVQKQDVLFFIDNIFRFTQAGSEVSTLLGRMPSAVGYQPNLADEMGLLQERITSTRGHSITSMQAIYVPADDLTDPAPATTFAHLDATTVLSRPISEKGIYPAVDPLDSTSRILDPRYIAQDHYETAMRVKGILQKYKDLQDIIAILGIDELSEEDKLVVQRARRVERFLSQNTHVAKQFTGVDGSDVPLDESITAFNAICDGEFDHFPEQAFFMCGGLEDLKANAKELGVS